The Lampris incognitus isolate fLamInc1 chromosome 7, fLamInc1.hap2, whole genome shotgun sequence genome window below encodes:
- the LOC130115789 gene encoding myelin protein zero-like protein 2, whose amino-acid sequence MSVRRVCFLAVLSGLAASGVLQVSGMRVYTSRDMEAVNGTDVRLKCVFQSSSPINPSKITVSWSFRPLGPGREESVFYYAERPYPPPDGRFRKRAIWAGDIMGRDASIIVREVKFTYNGTFSCQVKNPPDVHGNAGEIRLRVVTTASFSELLILAVAIGSAIGFVVLLLVIIVSCRRCKRKREREEGIEEAPRKERKDPTACHPSKAIHLYLSETSIEIDSSDGMISEASTKDPSSSEEEDQDSDEDEGDNSD is encoded by the exons GTGTGCTGCAGGTCAGCGGGATGCGTGTGTACACGTCCAGGGATATGGAGGCAGTCAATGGGACAGATGTTCGTCTGAAGTGTGTGTTCCAGAGCTCCTCTCCCATCAACCCCTCCAAAATCACCGTCTCCTGGAGCTTCAGACCCCTCGGACCTGGCCGAGAGGAGtcg GTCTTCTACTACGCTGAGCGACCGTACCCGCCTCCCGATGGCCGTTTCAGGAAGCGCGCCATATGGGCCGGTGACATCATGGGCCGTGATGCCTCGATCATAGTGCGAGAGGTCAAGTTCACCTACAACGGTACCTTCAGCTGCCAGGTGAAGAACCCACCTGATGTTCACGGCAACGCCGGGGAGATTCGGCTACGTGTCGTCACCACAG CCTCATTCTCCGAGCTTCTGATTCTGGCGGTGGCCATCGGAAGTGCAATAGGTTTTGTGGTcctgctcctcgtcatcatcgtGTCGTGCCGGAGGtgcaagaggaagagagagagagaggaagggattgAGGAGGCTCCCCGCAAAGAGAGAAAGGACCCCACCGCGTG CCACCCATCAAAGGCCATCCATCTGTACCTATCAGAGACGTCCATAGAGATTGACAGTTCAGATGGCATGATCTCAGAGGCCAGCACCAAAGACCCGAGCTCCTCAGAGGAGGAGGACCAAGACTCAGATGAAGATGAAGGTGACAATTCTGACTAA